Proteins encoded together in one Sulfuricurvum sp. window:
- a CDS encoding globin, whose amino-acid sequence MNLLMSDGKPVSMFSSCGTKPFEPASMTPNTAEAKIDFVYPEVPFPSILLYQQWGEDNIRRMVRYHHGLLRKSTIGNLFPADDAAFAFATEKTADFFVEALGGEKAYTPVHGHPALRMRHFHITIDEKGREIWLMMYKKTINDLGMPKERIEEFWNWIEPLSIRMINRRTTVAPIERYPYASIWNKNKIEEN is encoded by the coding sequence ATGAATCTCTTAATGTCTGATGGAAAACCGGTATCGATGTTTAGTTCCTGCGGGACCAAACCGTTTGAACCAGCGAGTATGACACCCAATACCGCTGAAGCCAAAATCGACTTTGTTTATCCCGAAGTCCCTTTTCCCTCGATTCTCCTCTACCAACAATGGGGAGAAGACAACATTCGCAGAATGGTCCGTTACCATCATGGATTATTGAGAAAAAGTACCATCGGGAATTTGTTTCCTGCAGACGATGCGGCGTTTGCCTTTGCAACGGAAAAAACGGCTGATTTTTTCGTCGAAGCACTCGGCGGTGAAAAAGCGTACACTCCGGTACACGGCCACCCTGCTCTTCGGATGCGCCATTTTCATATCACGATCGATGAAAAAGGTCGTGAAATCTGGCTGATGATGTATAAAAAAACGATCAATGACCTCGGGATGCCCAAAGAGCGTATCGAAGAGTTCTGGAACTGGATCGAGCCGCTATCAATCCGGATGATCAACCGACGAACAACAGTCGCACCGATCGAACGTTATCCGTATGCATCGATATGGAATAAAAATAAAATTGAGGAAAATTAA
- a CDS encoding energy transducer TonB: MYFLSSIVISEKIQYKNFLLKFKSFGASFGVHSAVLAGIVYFMSTHPVLMEPQEERVIISLSEFASTTGDRNMLEHSIVQKQTPKSITVPKAKTTPSVPNEVHTIAKTTPERMPSLTPSVSSEASAPLAPPVPVISAPPSSLIDSPHKSVSSDSENELPRNLVSSNEIGGAALGNIRAMIEHAITYPAIARKLRIEGIVVVSFVLKPNGIVEAAKVITTSGSTLLDNKAIQTIFSLSGDYPALGKTFELSIPIAFNLHKS, encoded by the coding sequence ATGTATTTTTTAAGCTCAATCGTTATATCAGAAAAGATACAATATAAGAATTTCTTATTAAAATTCAAATCTTTCGGCGCATCATTTGGGGTTCACAGTGCCGTGTTGGCGGGAATCGTCTATTTTATGTCAACCCACCCGGTCCTGATGGAACCCCAAGAAGAGAGAGTTATCATCTCCCTTTCGGAGTTTGCCTCCACTACGGGGGATCGAAATATGCTCGAACACTCTATCGTCCAAAAGCAGACACCGAAATCCATTACCGTTCCCAAAGCGAAAACCACACCGAGTGTACCGAATGAAGTGCACACCATTGCAAAAACGACCCCTGAGAGGATGCCGTCATTAACTCCTTCGGTGTCCTCTGAGGCGTCCGCGCCTCTAGCTCCACCTGTTCCCGTCATTTCGGCTCCGCCATCATCACTCATTGATTCTCCTCATAAGAGTGTTTCCTCCGACTCTGAAAACGAATTACCAAGAAACCTAGTTTCCAGCAACGAAATCGGCGGAGCGGCGTTGGGAAATATACGGGCTATGATCGAACATGCAATCACCTACCCCGCAATCGCTCGTAAACTTCGTATCGAGGGGATTGTGGTGGTATCGTTTGTACTTAAACCTAACGGAATTGTTGAAGCCGCAAAAGTGATCACGACCAGCGGCAGTACACTTCTGGACAATAAAGCGATTCAAACGATTTTCAGCCTCAGCGGTGATTACCCCGCATTGGGAAAGACCTTTGAACTGAGTATCCCTATCGCATTTAATTTACACAAATCCTAA
- a CDS encoding ABC transporter substrate-binding protein: MNTLSKLLLLSVIVLAAHAKTVTDMDGHPVILPDQTDRVFGSSPPMNYLIYALNPNKMIGLNFSAKNGNNGANESFLNPKFLSLPVIGSFHGGGQSINLETLMAYKPQLVLLWQDDMMVQTVQREIEKTHLPTFMIPFREVNDMPRAFRLAGAAIGESKQANILANYSQKIIDEVHTSVSKVKPTRYYYAEGTDGLSTECDTSFHVEALNFAGGENVHKCQQSGLLGLEKINFEKLMTYNPDVIIVQNRAVYNDLIDDPLWKNLKALKSGRIYLVPIQPFNWIDRPPSFMRVIGIQWLAHLFHPKEFKPDLSVRTKEFYELFLHVKLSDEQVKNLLGANQ; encoded by the coding sequence ATGAATACGCTCTCAAAACTCCTCCTCTTATCGGTGATTGTTCTCGCTGCACATGCGAAAACAGTAACAGATATGGATGGACATCCCGTCATACTCCCGGATCAAACCGATCGGGTTTTCGGTTCATCTCCGCCAATGAACTATCTCATCTATGCACTCAATCCGAATAAGATGATCGGATTGAACTTTTCGGCAAAAAATGGCAATAACGGAGCGAATGAAAGCTTTCTCAACCCAAAATTTCTTTCACTACCGGTGATCGGATCGTTTCACGGAGGGGGTCAGAGTATCAATCTTGAAACGTTGATGGCCTATAAACCCCAGCTGGTATTACTGTGGCAAGACGACATGATGGTCCAAACCGTACAACGTGAAATCGAAAAAACCCATCTCCCGACTTTTATGATCCCGTTTCGTGAAGTGAACGACATGCCACGTGCATTTCGTCTGGCCGGAGCGGCAATCGGTGAGAGTAAACAGGCAAATATTTTGGCCAATTACTCTCAAAAAATAATCGATGAAGTCCACACCAGTGTCTCCAAAGTCAAACCGACACGCTACTACTACGCGGAAGGGACCGATGGCCTCTCTACCGAATGCGATACGTCGTTTCATGTCGAAGCGCTCAATTTTGCCGGAGGTGAGAACGTCCATAAATGCCAACAAAGCGGTCTACTCGGTCTGGAAAAAATCAATTTTGAAAAACTCATGACCTACAATCCGGATGTCATTATCGTCCAAAACCGGGCTGTCTATAATGATCTGATCGACGATCCCCTTTGGAAAAATCTAAAAGCACTCAAATCCGGCCGTATCTATCTCGTACCGATCCAGCCGTTTAACTGGATCGACCGTCCGCCATCGTTTATGCGGGTGATCGGAATCCAATGGCTGGCCCATTTATTCCATCCGAAAGAGTTTAAACCCGACCTGAGTGTCCGCACCAAAGAGTTCTATGAACTTTTCTTACATGTAAAACTGAGTGATGAACAAGTTAAAAATCTATTAGGAGCCAACCAATGA
- a CDS encoding OprD family outer membrane porin — MTKLSIATALVLGTCLFAQAADDLASAFKEGKLDGRLRAQYFVTDWDDDSKYSATGFAVGGSLIYKTAPLYGFSFGTGLYTTQNPGGWTEAEDGKYANTSKDLFARGPGSAYNYGDGYAVLAQAYLQYDIAKSKIRAGRMLVTNPWMSPNDTKMIPIAYEGVDFVSNDVLNTTIQLDYIEKIKERGMDYFGNMAETLDTPTKISNYYDTGYGTATVRHGDAPNVSVVGVTNKSIDNLELQGWVMHWPDLIDHLRLEANYALEAGDVILGFGGLYMKQYDQGAGNIILPKANNYDSDNSVDTYLYALRATANYRAAKFLLATSHTDGGGDMIAPWRGFPTQGYTRSMTQTDWNANTTSYKAEFDYDCDAIVPGVSTMLSYAYYNRDPSKKPYQSMTDRAYGNGDTRQWNLDVIYKLSGSWKGTELKARLMDQNNEKSTLATAETSNREMRLEANYRF; from the coding sequence CAATATTTTGTAACCGATTGGGATGATGATAGCAAATACAGCGCAACCGGCTTTGCTGTAGGGGGGAGTTTGATCTACAAAACGGCACCGTTGTACGGATTTAGTTTCGGAACCGGTCTGTATACTACTCAAAATCCGGGCGGATGGACCGAAGCAGAGGATGGAAAATATGCCAATACTTCAAAAGATCTCTTTGCACGTGGTCCGGGATCGGCGTACAACTATGGAGACGGATATGCTGTTTTAGCGCAAGCGTATCTGCAATACGATATCGCCAAAAGCAAAATCAGAGCGGGCCGTATGCTCGTAACGAACCCATGGATGTCACCCAACGATACTAAAATGATCCCGATCGCATATGAAGGGGTCGATTTCGTTTCCAATGATGTTCTCAACACGACTATTCAACTGGACTACATCGAAAAGATCAAAGAGCGCGGTATGGACTATTTCGGAAATATGGCCGAAACACTCGATACACCGACAAAAATCAGTAACTATTATGATACCGGATACGGTACCGCTACGGTTAGACACGGAGACGCGCCCAATGTCAGTGTCGTCGGTGTAACCAATAAATCGATTGACAATCTCGAACTCCAAGGGTGGGTTATGCATTGGCCTGATTTGATCGATCATCTCCGTCTTGAAGCGAATTATGCTCTTGAAGCGGGGGATGTCATCCTCGGATTCGGCGGGTTGTACATGAAACAATACGATCAAGGTGCCGGAAATATTATCCTGCCGAAAGCAAACAATTACGACAGCGACAACAGTGTGGACACCTATCTCTATGCATTGCGTGCAACCGCTAACTATCGTGCGGCTAAATTCCTGCTTGCGACATCGCATACGGACGGCGGCGGAGATATGATCGCTCCATGGCGCGGATTCCCGACACAGGGTTATACCCGCAGTATGACGCAAACCGACTGGAATGCCAATACTACCTCGTATAAAGCAGAATTTGATTACGACTGTGATGCGATCGTACCGGGTGTCAGTACGATGCTCAGCTACGCGTATTATAACCGCGACCCGAGTAAAAAACCCTACCAAAGCATGACAGATAGAGCCTACGGAAACGGCGATACCCGTCAATGGAATTTGGACGTAATTTACAAACTATCCGGCAGTTGGAAAGGGACGGAACTCAAAGCCCGTCTGATGGATCAAAACAATGAAAAATCAACATTGGCAACGGCTGAAACTTCTAACCGCGAAATGCGTTTGGAAGCGAACTACCGTTTTTAA
- a CDS encoding TonB-dependent receptor yields MKLSPIFLSLAACAILAADPLGIERIVVTDSVDDGDSMIADTNQSSANQTFTGKSIATLSTQANMNPYSVIAYSPSVNFTPVDQAGSNEPSYHDPIRIRGKSQSGPGGVYMIDGMPISSNPGGGKQLVDMENVSSIDLLKGYLPADKNLGFSSLIGKVDLNLLTAKSKAGAEVSQSFGSDNFQRTFVRFDSGKVGDIAVFGSFSHLSNDKTKGEGDLKRLNGTLGLTYTPTNTFKAKVTAIRNSDDHHNYYNLSFNEANNLGANFNKDFATTQPTASNDVNYYDWNKQSFLTTALLGEFEYKPTTSDTITVKPYYKKDEGDYWFSKFDTAAAKQRVMNWRMEHDLYGATAAYDHEFSEALKTKIGYWYHKQLPPGPPSDQIKYKVVNGALVFDGYAVLANNDYHTLQAPFAQISGTIDRFTYVAGAQYQTFKLGSLKSHTNGNQTSAANPDYDAAIASTAIDPWASVEAKTFNTFIPSLYLGYTISPSTMAYLDYSRTYGFDVNLFPTYISSRSSFVAQNVTLQQLWDKLDLELSDNIDLGVKTTLGGLTLNPSLYVSFVKNKQANIYDPAYGVNYPANVGDALGYGAEFSAYGPISENLELLLGLSYNRYQFTQNFQSGASSTVETDGKQLPDAPKYMAKAALSYHLGDWTLTPSARYTSSRWGDVANTQKIDAFTLIDFDVAYRMAQFMGSHNALFRLTATNLTNEKYIATINAADNFLAATGTASTYNTGAPFGLYGSINLKF; encoded by the coding sequence ATGAAACTTTCCCCTATTTTCCTCTCCCTTGCCGCATGTGCGATTCTTGCCGCCGATCCTCTGGGGATCGAACGGATCGTTGTAACCGACTCGGTTGACGATGGTGACAGTATGATCGCTGATACCAATCAAAGCAGTGCGAATCAAACCTTCACGGGCAAAAGTATCGCAACCCTCTCGACTCAGGCGAATATGAATCCCTACAGCGTGATCGCTTATTCCCCATCGGTCAACTTTACCCCCGTCGATCAGGCCGGTTCCAACGAACCCTCGTATCATGATCCGATCCGTATACGAGGAAAAAGCCAAAGCGGCCCCGGCGGTGTCTATATGATCGACGGAATGCCGATCTCCAGTAATCCCGGAGGCGGAAAACAGCTCGTGGATATGGAAAACGTCAGTTCGATCGATTTGCTCAAAGGGTATCTACCGGCCGATAAGAACCTCGGTTTCTCGAGTCTCATCGGAAAAGTCGATTTGAATCTCCTTACGGCTAAATCAAAAGCCGGAGCGGAAGTCTCTCAATCATTCGGTTCGGATAACTTTCAGCGTACTTTTGTACGATTCGATTCGGGCAAAGTCGGCGATATAGCGGTATTCGGCTCATTCTCTCATCTCTCCAATGACAAAACCAAAGGTGAAGGGGATCTCAAACGTCTCAACGGTACTTTGGGCCTTACCTACACCCCTACTAATACGTTCAAAGCCAAAGTCACGGCTATCCGTAACTCGGATGATCACCACAACTACTATAATCTCTCGTTTAATGAAGCCAATAATTTAGGGGCAAATTTCAACAAAGATTTTGCCACGACTCAGCCGACCGCCTCCAATGATGTCAACTATTACGACTGGAACAAACAAAGTTTCCTGACAACGGCTCTGTTGGGAGAATTCGAATACAAGCCAACCACGAGTGATACGATCACGGTCAAACCGTATTATAAAAAAGATGAGGGAGATTACTGGTTTTCTAAATTCGATACCGCTGCGGCAAAACAGCGTGTCATGAACTGGCGTATGGAGCATGATCTCTACGGTGCAACCGCTGCGTACGACCATGAGTTTTCCGAAGCTTTAAAAACCAAAATCGGGTATTGGTACCACAAACAGCTCCCTCCGGGGCCTCCGAGCGACCAGATCAAATACAAAGTGGTCAACGGTGCTTTGGTCTTTGATGGCTATGCGGTTCTCGCCAATAACGACTACCATACACTCCAAGCACCGTTTGCCCAAATCAGCGGTACGATTGATCGTTTCACCTATGTGGCAGGAGCACAGTACCAAACATTCAAACTCGGCTCGCTTAAAAGCCATACCAACGGAAATCAAACATCCGCTGCCAATCCTGACTATGACGCTGCGATCGCATCGACTGCCATTGATCCGTGGGCAAGCGTAGAGGCTAAAACCTTTAATACGTTCATTCCGTCGCTCTACCTCGGATATACGATTTCACCATCGACCATGGCATATCTCGATTATTCCCGTACCTACGGATTCGACGTCAATCTATTCCCGACCTATATTTCCAGTCGTTCGAGTTTTGTAGCTCAAAACGTCACCTTGCAACAGCTGTGGGATAAACTCGATTTGGAACTCTCCGATAATATTGATCTCGGAGTCAAAACAACGCTTGGAGGGCTCACTCTCAATCCAAGTCTTTATGTTTCGTTCGTCAAAAACAAACAGGCTAATATCTATGATCCTGCCTACGGCGTCAATTATCCTGCCAATGTTGGAGATGCCCTCGGATACGGAGCGGAATTCTCGGCATACGGACCGATCAGCGAAAATTTGGAACTCTTGCTCGGTCTCTCGTACAACCGCTATCAATTCACCCAAAACTTCCAAAGTGGCGCTTCTTCTACCGTTGAAACCGACGGTAAACAGCTCCCTGACGCTCCGAAATACATGGCAAAAGCGGCACTTTCATATCACCTAGGCGACTGGACGCTCACCCCAAGCGCCCGATATACCTCCAGCCGATGGGGAGATGTCGCCAATACCCAAAAAATAGACGCCTTTACCCTGATCGATTTCGATGTCGCCTATCGTATGGCACAGTTTATGGGTTCACATAACGCCCTTTTCCGTCTGACGGCTACCAACCTGACGAACGAAAAATACATCGCTACGATCAATGCCGCCGATAACTTCTTGGCAGCGACCGGAACGGCAAGTACCTATAATACGGGTGCACCGTTCGGACTTTATGGCAGTATCAATCTGAAGTTTTAA